A part of Syngnathoides biaculeatus isolate LvHL_M chromosome 21, ASM1980259v1, whole genome shotgun sequence genomic DNA contains:
- the LOC133494458 gene encoding sodium/potassium/calcium exchanger 2-like isoform X4, whose product MGPPRVAAAAACERRARRRLRRKLRPVRILGLAASLLAASALSVCALTWNPAASADRAAPRESRWQPAPRRILLFSRQQEEADEPVAMKSGADGNESQGAYPPDLFGLQERRRGAVVLHMFGMIYMFIALAIVCDEFFVPALTVITEKLTISDDVAGATFMAAGGSAPELFTSIIGVFISHSNVGIGTIVGSAVFNILFVIGMCAIFSKEILNLTWWPLFRDVSFYILDLVLLIVFFLDNIISVWESVTLLSGYAAYVVFMKFNGTVEGFVKNCMNKNRVVEVEVQPKASPATPEDDGKLSARPRLQRGGSSASLHNSLMRNSIFQLMIHTLDPLSEGKFREKASILHKIAKKKCQVEDSEKANGVASRSDRNLPNSSSVQVEVTPPMNGTAGQEGESAEDEEDDDQPLSLSWPESGRKRFTYLFIMPVVLPLWLTLPDVRKPSSKKFFPLTFLGAICWIAAFSYLMVWWAHQVGETVGITEEIMGLTILAAGTSIPDLITSVIVARKGLGDMAVSSSVGSNIFDITVGLPFPWLMWSLLSGLQPVAVSSNGLFCAIVLLFLMLLFVIISIAACKWRMSKLLGFIMFMLYFVFLVVSVMLEDRVLICPVSV is encoded by the exons ATGGGTCCGCCGcgcgtggcggcggcggcggcctgcgAGCGCAGGGCTCGCCGGCGTCTGCGGAGAAAACTTCGGCCCGTGCGGATCTTGGGCTTGGCGGCGAGCCTGCTGGCGGCGAGCGCTCTCTCCGTGTGCGCCCTGACGTGGAACCCGGCGGCTTCGGCCGATCGGGCGGCCCCCCGGGAGAGCCGTTGGCAGCCCGCGCCCCGCCGGATTCTGCTCTTCAGCCGGCAGCAGGAAGAAGCGGACGAGCCGGTCGCCATGAAATCCGGCGCGGATGGCAACGAAAGCCAAGGGGCGTACCCGCCGGACCTGTTCGGCCTCCAGGAGAGGCGCCGGGGCGCCGTGGTCCTCCACATGTTCGGCATGATCTACATGTTCATCGCCTTGGCCATCGTGTGCGACGAGTTCTTCGTCCCGGCGCTCACGGTCATCACCGAGAAGCTGACCATCTCGGACGACGTGGCCGGCGCCACCTTCATGGCGGCGGGCGGCTCGGCCCCCGAGCTCTTCACGTCCATCATCGGCGTCTTCATCTCGCACAGCAACGTGGGCATCGGCACCATCGTGGGCTCGGCCGTCTTCAACATCCTCTTTGTCATCGGCATGTGCGCCATCTTCTCCAAGGAGATCCTCAACCTGACGTGGTGGCCGCTCTTCCGCGACGTCTCCTTCTACATCCTGGACCTCGTCCTGCTCATCGTCTTCTTCCTCGACAACATCATCTCCGTGTGGGAAAGCGTCACGCTGCTGTCGGGGTACGCCGCCTACGTCGTCTTCATGAAGTTCAACGGGACTGTGGAGGGCTTCGTCAAGAACTGCATGAACAAGAACCgggtggtggaggtggaggtgcAACCCAAG GCGAGTCCGGCGACGCCCGAGGACGACGGCAAGTTGTCG GCCAGACCTCGACTCCAGCGGGGGGGCAGCTCGGCCTCCTTGCACAACAGCTTGATGAGGAACAGCATTTTCCAGCTCATGATTCACACCTTGGACCCGCTAAGCGAAG GGAAATTCCGAGAGAAAGCCTCCATTCTTCACAAGATCGCCAAAAAGAAATGTCAAGTGGAGGACAGCGAGAAGGCCAACGGAGTCGCCAGCCGTTCAG ATCGGAACCTGCCAAACAGCTCCAGCGTGCAAGTGGAGGTGACCCCGCCCATGAACGGCACCGCCGGCCAGGAGGGCGAATCG GCcgaagacgaggaggacgacgaccaGCCCCTGAGCCTGTCCTGGCCCGAGTCCGGTCGCAAGCGCTTCACCTACCTCTTCATCATGCCCGTCGTCCTGCCGCTCTGGTTGACGCTGCCCGACGTCAGGAAACCG TCGTCAAAGAAATTCTTCCCCCTCACCTTCCTGGGTGCCATCTGCTGGATCGCAGCCTTCTCCTACTTGATGGTGTGGTGGGCTCACCAG GTCGGGGAGACCGTCGGGATTACAGAGGAGATCATGGGCCTGACCATATTGGCGGCCGGAACGTCCATCCCCGACCTGATCACCAGCGTGATCGTGGCACGCAAAGGCCTGGGCGACATGGCCGTGTCCAGCTCCGTCGGCTCCAACATCTTTGACATCACCGTCGG ACTGCCGTTCCCGTGGCTGATGTGGTCCCTGTTGAGCGGCCTGCAACCGGTGGCGGTGAGCTCCAACGGCCTCTTCTGCGCCATCGTGCTGCTCTTCCTCATGCTCCTCTTCGTCATCATCTCCATCGCCGCCTGCAAGTGGCGCATGAGCAAGCTGCTGGGCTTCATCATGTTCATGCTCTACTTCGTCTTCCTGGTGGTCAGCGTCATGCTGGAGGACCGCGTGCTCATCTGTCCCGTGTCGGTCTGa